One Amblyomma americanum isolate KBUSLIRL-KWMA chromosome 8, ASM5285725v1, whole genome shotgun sequence DNA window includes the following coding sequences:
- the LOC144102574 gene encoding cell-death-related nuclease 7-like, translating to MTRDVYKQEVVRYAGDTIAVQSWRRGPGGPQDKDCSGPHGVTDVGTINLKFAQGQAVEFSTAEDHSKWDVALRKGFFCVSSLNRALSQFKRGGEVTCIWDDMVAQLFRDAIAERSHCGKAE from the exons ATGACCAGAg ACGTCTACAAGCAAGAAGTGGTCAGGTATGCTGGCGACACCATCGCCGTGCAGTCCTGGCGAAGAGGCCCCGGCGGCCCACAGGACAAGGACTGCAGCGGACCGCACGGTGTCACGGACGTCGGCACGATAAACTTGAAATTCGCCCAAGGCCAAGCGGTCGAGTTCAGCACGGCAGAGGACCACAGCAAGTGGGACGTCGCTCTCCGCAAGGGTTTCTTCTGTGTCTCCTCGCTGAATCGCGCG CTTTCGCAGTTCAAACGAGGAGGAGAGGTGACCTGCATTTGGGACGACATGGTTGCTCAGTTATTTAGGGACGCCATTGCCGAACGGAGTCACTGCGGCAAGGCTGAGTAG